The Paenibacillus dendritiformis region CGACGCTCTTGATCGAGCTGCCGCGAGGCCGCTACGATCTGCTCTTCGTCTCCGGAGAGAGCGCCCTCCCTTCGTATACGATCGTCGAGATCGAAGGGCAGAGCGTCTGGAAGCCGGAACGGCCGCTGCGGGCGGGAGAATTCGCGACGGATATTGTGCCGATCGCGCAGAGACGGGACGGCTACGCGGCGATCCGGTTCCGCTCCGGTGAAGGCTTGCCCTGGCGGGTGAATGTGCTGATTGTGAACAAGAACTATCCGTATTTGTGAGATCTAGATTTTCAAAGAGTAGGCCGATGCTAGCGAATGTCGCAATCTGTGCGGTCGTGCTGAAGTTAATCCGAGTAAATTCGTAGATCAGCCATGTCTGATGCCGGTTAGCGGGCATTGCGGCGGATTGTAACTCGCTGCTGCGGCGGGGGCGCGGAAGCTTAATGCGCGTGTGCTGGGTTTGAGCAGTAGTATGAGTCGTGCTGAGTCTGGAACAACTAGTGTGGGGATGGTGCTTCTGCGTAAGTAGTATGGTTGCATGACACATCAGGGCCAGTAATATAGTAAGTGCTGCGTTTGCAACAGTAGTTTCTTTAGACCAGGGGCGATGGCCCCTGGTTTTTTTGGATTTTCCAATGATGAAAGGGGAGCGGCGACTTGGAATCCTGCGAAACTACAGTATTTTGAGCATTTGGCCGGTCGAATCGGGAGAATTCCTGCATGGGCGCATCATTTTGTCCGATTCGCCTCTAGTCCAAGCGATAACGGGCGAAATTGCTGCTTTTTTGCAGGATTCACTCGCCCGAATAGCGGGGGCTATGAGAATAATGTATTTTTGCAGCATTGCAGCGATAGCGATGCACACTCTTAGTTAGAACTTGGTTAGAGCACCTATCCATATAATCCAAATATACGAAAAGAAAAAGATACATAGGTGAAAAATTGAAATCGAGTTGATTCCTAAAAATATGAAAACTACTAAATCATGGTTCACGGGTTTAACCAACTGATAATCCGTTAATAAAACAATAAACAATTTCTTCTTCTAACTGACTTAATTTACGATTTAGTTGAGTAGATAGCTCATTAACCAAATTCAAGTGGTTTCTTTGATGTTTTTCTGTTAAATTACAAATTAACTTCAATAACCTTGAATAACCCATAAAATCATCTTTAGATAATGGAGGTTCATGCGAAAGCACATAGATTTCGGCATCAAACATTTCAATATTTTCTAAGAGTTGTCTAACATTATCAATCTTATATTGTGGTTGTTGTGTGTAAATACTTGGATACAAGCAGTCCCCTAAGAAAAGTACTTTTTCTTCCTCTACAAAAATGAGTGAGGAGTCATCAGAATGATCTCCGCCTACATGTTTGACTACACACCGAATACCACCTAAATCAATCTCGATTTTTTCCTTAAAAGTAACGTTGGGTAAAGTAATGGTAATATTTCTGTCTACTCCAAATTCTTTTTTTATCATTTCTGAACAAAACTGATTCTCTAAGCCTTTTTCTACACGATTATCTAAAGCTTCGTCTGACCAATCATATTCCATAATTTTTTCAAGATGCATTTTTGTGTTTTCATGTGCTATGGTTAACATATTCATCTGATTCGTTCCAAAGCAATGATCCCAATGCCAATGTGTTAATACTACAGAATGATAATTAGTAATTTGACATTGATCTAGTTCACCAAGAAATAACTTGGCATGTTCATCAGAATTTCCTGCATCTACAATTAAAGTTTGGTGAATCCCACATATGGCAGACAGTATTGGCCGATCTGTTTCAAGATCATGCGGTAAATAATGTATACGATTAGTTAGTTGCTTCAAATTTTTCTCCATTATCTTAACTCCCTTTGTTTTCTTTAGTTCCGA contains the following coding sequences:
- a CDS encoding MBL fold metallo-hydrolase; this translates as MEKNLKQLTNRIHYLPHDLETDRPILSAICGIHQTLIVDAGNSDEHAKLFLGELDQCQITNYHSVVLTHWHWDHCFGTNQMNMLTIAHENTKMHLEKIMEYDWSDEALDNRVEKGLENQFCSEMIKKEFGVDRNITITLPNVTFKEKIEIDLGGIRCVVKHVGGDHSDDSSLIFVEEEKVLFLGDCLYPSIYTQQPQYKIDNVRQLLENIEMFDAEIYVLSHEPPLSKDDFMGYSRLLKLICNLTEKHQRNHLNLVNELSTQLNRKLSQLEEEIVYCFINGLSVG